The Vitis vinifera cultivar Pinot Noir 40024 chromosome 8, ASM3070453v1 genome segment ACCCGATTACCCATAATGGCTCGGTTCCTTCTTCTGTGGTTGATCTTAGCAGATACTTGTGTTGTTCTAGCCATGGCTCATGAAAAATCTCAGAACCCTAGTGTGGCTCCTAGTCCCTCCCATGCCCATGAACAAGGCACGGCCAGAGCACCTGTGATAAGGAAGCTTGGCAGGCACCACTCCAGATTGGTCAGGTCCGCCGGTGCACCGGCTTTCAGCCCATCTCGAGCGCCTGGAAGCGAAGAGAAGAAGTATTCAACGAAAGAGATAGGTTCTTCTTCGGATCAAACAGCTGCG includes the following:
- the LOC104880191 gene encoding uncharacterized protein LOC104880191, with the translated sequence MARFLLLWLILADTCVVLAMAHEKSQNPSVAPSPSHAHEQGTARAPVIRKLGRHHSRLVRSAGAPAFSPSRAPGSEEKKYSTKEIGSSSDQTAAIEPKNEENRIVEGEKALVKKQHHSTDKSIAGGGVILGGLATAFLVAVFCYIRATGRKNSDTTADLT